The genomic DNA TGTCAACGAGAAAAGGGGAAGGCAGCTACAACGCTGGGAAACCTCGTTCCAGCAAATGTCATCATATATTACATCAGAAACATTTACACCCAAATTCCATTCTGGGGCCATGGGGTTACAGATCGGGTACAATTCACAGCCTGGGTGTGGGTCAAAAGCGCCGCTGCGTCTAAATTAAGAGCCAAATTAAGGATGAAGAACATGAAAAAACAGGCAAAGTTGGTGTTGCTGGCAGCGGTTGCAGGCGTAGTTCTGTTGTTGGCTGGATGTCCGCAACAGACCAGTATCGCAGATATCACGCGCGATCCCGGGGCCTACATGAATAAAGAGGTGGCTGTAGTAGGCACAGTCAATAACTCCTATGGGTTGCTGGGCAACGGGGTCTATCAATTAAGCGACGGCACAGGCAGTATTTGGGTCTTGAGCGAGGGATACGGTGTCCCTAGTGATGGTACCCGCGTCGGCGTAACCGGCACGGTTATTCCCACGCTTACCTTCGGTGGTAGAAGTTACGCCACCGGCATCCGCGAGACTCACCGCCGCTCGCATCCCTAGATACGAGAAGACCCGGAGATCAGTGCAGTGCGGTTTGAAAACGGGACCGTAAGGGCAGCATTTCATAGATTAAAATTTTCAAACCGCACCCTGAATCCAGTTTCTGTTCACGGCTACTAAGCCGTGATACAGTACTTTGCGGCTAATCTCCGGGGGGCAAAATGTCTGCTTTACGCGGCTTCAGGTGCGCGGCCGTTGGGGCTGCGCTTTTGCTTCTGTGCGCATTCGCCGTTCCCCAGTCGGTGCCGCCCGGGATGGGGTCTATTGTTCCCAACACCGGCGGCGAAAATTCCAACTCGCATGAACAACCGAAAATTGATCTGACCACCCACACCGAATTGGTGCAGGTGCCGGTAGTTGTCAGAGATGGCTCCGGCGCTCCCATCAAAGGCTTGAAAAAAGAAGATTTTGCTGTGCTGGAAAACGGCAAAGAGCAGACAATTTCGACCTTTGAAGAAATCAACACCAGCGCTGCTCCGATCAAGCACCCTGCGCTAAGCTCCAGTCAATTCAGCAACGTCTATGTCGGCTCGCCAGAACCTCGGCGTGTGACCATTATGGTTCTGGATTCCATCAATACGCCCTATCTCGATCAGACCACCGCCCGCAGAGAGCTTATCAAGTATCTATCCAAGAACTTCAAAAGCAGCGACTTGGTTGCACTCATGGCCATGGATCGCAAAGGCGTGCACATGATTCACGACTTCAGCTCCAGTCCTGAGGTGCTGATTGCCGCGCTCAGAAAAGTCACCGGCTCGCTGCCGAACATGAACGCGAGCGACAGTTCGGCCCTGGCCAACGGCGCCGACACCAGCACTTTAAGTGGCGCAACCACGATTGATGCCACCAGTCTCGACAATGAAGCCGCGTCCCTGCAGTCATTCATGGACACATCCGACAATCTCGTTTCCCAATACCGGCAGGCTGACGCGGTCGAGGACACATTCAAAAGCTTCTTGAACATTGCGCAGGCGTTTTCCGGTGTCCCAGGCCGCAAGTCTATCGTGTGGCTGACCGGCGGACTTCCTTTTAACTTGTACGATCAATCGACAACGCCCACAGGCAGGGACCTGTCTGGATTGTATGAGCGCACTCTGCAAATGATGAACAACGCCAATATCGCCGTCTATCCGGTGGATGTGCGCGGACTCTTGAACTGGGGTTACGGAACCGCTTCTACCTCCTCGCCGCTCGGTCAGAGTCAGCAATCTTTCCGCACCGGCGGGCAGGTGAACATCATGACCACCTCCGCCATCGAAGCCGGCAACCACCAGAACCTCAATGATTTCGCCGAAATGACCGGTGGGCGCGCCTTCTACAACAGTAATGATCTGGCCAGTGGGATGCAGCAAGCCTCCAATGATGCTGCCGCTTACTACGTGCTGGGCTACTACCTTGGTCGCAAGGTTGACAAGGCTGGCTGGCGCAAGTTGAAGGTGAAGGTGAACCATCCCGGCGCGCACGTGCTGGCCCGCAGCGGTTTTTTTGTGACCCAGGCTACCGTGGATCCCTCCGTGGACAAGCGTTACGACATCGTTGCTGCCCTCAATTCACCTCTTGATTCCACCGCTTTACCCATCGGCATGCGCTGGATGGGCAGTGACCCTGTGCCGGGTGGGGATCAGTACAAAATAAAGTTTGTCATCGTTGCGCCATCCAAAACTATCTCCGTGGATGCGTCGAGCAAAAACCATTTTAGTGTTGAAATTGTTGCCCAGCCGAGAGGTTCCGACGGAACTCCGATACAAGGCGCGGGCATCGCCCCGGTCATTGCCGGTGATCTTTCGCCCGAAAATCTGAAGAAATTCCAGGAAACCGGCTTTCTATATTCCGGAGCGCTGGAGTTGCCCCAGGGAGAATATACCGTTCGCTTTGTCATGCGCGATGACATCAGCGGAAATGTTGGCAGCTTATCTGCTCCACTGAACGTGCCGATACTCGTGCCCATTCAGACCTTGCCCAAGCAACCAGCCACTCAACCGAAGCAACCAGAAGCTTCGCCTAAACAATAAGAAACCAGAATAGATTGTGGG from Terriglobales bacterium includes the following:
- a CDS encoding VWA domain-containing protein, coding for MSALRGFRCAAVGAALLLLCAFAVPQSVPPGMGSIVPNTGGENSNSHEQPKIDLTTHTELVQVPVVVRDGSGAPIKGLKKEDFAVLENGKEQTISTFEEINTSAAPIKHPALSSSQFSNVYVGSPEPRRVTIMVLDSINTPYLDQTTARRELIKYLSKNFKSSDLVALMAMDRKGVHMIHDFSSSPEVLIAALRKVTGSLPNMNASDSSALANGADTSTLSGATTIDATSLDNEAASLQSFMDTSDNLVSQYRQADAVEDTFKSFLNIAQAFSGVPGRKSIVWLTGGLPFNLYDQSTTPTGRDLSGLYERTLQMMNNANIAVYPVDVRGLLNWGYGTASTSSPLGQSQQSFRTGGQVNIMTTSAIEAGNHQNLNDFAEMTGGRAFYNSNDLASGMQQASNDAAAYYVLGYYLGRKVDKAGWRKLKVKVNHPGAHVLARSGFFVTQATVDPSVDKRYDIVAALNSPLDSTALPIGMRWMGSDPVPGGDQYKIKFVIVAPSKTISVDASSKNHFSVEIVAQPRGSDGTPIQGAGIAPVIAGDLSPENLKKFQETGFLYSGALELPQGEYTVRFVMRDDISGNVGSLSAPLNVPILVPIQTLPKQPATQPKQPEASPKQ